The DNA window GACGGCGTGGTCGTCAAGGTCGAGGGGGACGGCCCGACTTCCCCGTCGCTCGGCGTGGGGGCGGGCGACAGCCTCAAGGCGGTCCTGCGCGCCTACCCCGGTGCGGTGGGACAGGGGCTCGAGGCAGCGTGGGCGACGTGGGAGACCACCGTCGGCCAGCGCGTGGTCCGGATCGACGTCGGCCTGTCGCAGCGGTACGCGGCCGACGTCGACCTGCCGGTCATGGGGCCGCCGTCGCTGGTGCAATCGGTGTCCGTGCGCGACGTGGCGACGGACCCGAACCGCTTCTGCTGACCCGGCCGCGCCGTGCGACGCTGGGACGTGCCCCGCGCCGCGACACCCGCCCTGGTCGTGCTCGGCGTCGGCGTGCTCGTGGCCGGGGCCGTCCTCGCCCGCCCGGGCACCGCGGCCGACGACGCCGCCGTGGAGGCCACGCGCGCCTCGCTGGAGGCCGTGGCCGACCCGTCCGCGCCCGTGCCGGAGCCGCTGGACCCGCAGGGCGCGGTGGTCGTGCGCGAGGACGGCGTCGACGGCCTCCGCCTGGGGATGGGGACCGCCGAGGTGGTCGCCGCCGGGTTCTCGGTCCAGGAGGAGCCGGTCGGCGGCTGCCGACGGGTGCTGCCGGGGCTGTCGGACACCGGCCCCGGCGACGGGGTGGCCGGCTGGCTCGTCGAGGACCGGCTCGCGTCGGTGACGGTGGACGCCCGCACCGGTGCCGGCTCGTCGTTCCTCGGCCCCGGGGTCGGGGCACGCCTGGACGACCTGGAGGCCCCCGGCCTGCTGCGGGCCACGACGACGGTCCCGGTGCCGTGGCAGGAGGCCTCCGTCACGGTCGACGTCGCCTGGCTGCGCCCCACGCCCAGCGTGCGTGCGGCGTTCGTCGACCTCACCGGGGACGGCCGGGTCGACCACGTGCAGGTGCGCGACGACGCCGCCACGCGGTGCGCGGCCGAGGCCGAGCGGGTCCGGGCCACCGAGGAGGCCGCGCTGCCCGTCCTGGACCTCCAGGGGCGCGGCCCGCTGCGGGTCGGGGCGCCGCTGGCGGAGGCAGCCGGGCTCGTCGCGGTCCAGGACGAGGGGGACAGCGCCAACGGCACCGCCGACGACGGCGGGCCGTCGTGCCGGCTCGCCATGGGCGACGGCGAGCCGGGCCTGCTGTACCTCGTGCTGTCCGACCCCGGCCCCGGCGGGCCGGTCGTCGCCGGCATCACCGTGGACGCCGGCCGCACCGACACGGGCCTGGAGGTCGGCGACCCGCCGCTGGACGTCGCCGACGCCTACCCCGGTCTGACCGCCGCCTACCTGGAGGACCGCTGGGGGCAGGGCCTGTCCGCGGACTGGCAGCTGCCGGGAGGGGTGCTCAGGCTCTGGCCCCGGCGCGAGCAGGTGCCCGTGGTCGACGTCGACGCGGTGCTCGTCGGCCCGCGCGACGTGGTCGGCCTCGTGCAGGTGGGGCCGGGCTGCTGAGCTAGCGCGAGGCGAGGTAGAACGACACGACGTAGGTGACGACGCAGAGCATCCCGCCGGTGAGCTCGATGAGCTGCGAGACGCCGACCGCCACGACCGCCTGCCACGTGGAGCCCAGGGACCGGCCCAGCCCGCCCGCGCGGTAGGACTGCAGCAGGTAGACCGCGCCGACGAAGAACAGCGGCAGGCCGATGACGGGGACGACGAAGAAGCCGACGACGCCCGCCAGGCCGGCGCAGGCGATGACCCAGGTCGGGACGCCCGCGGCGACGAGCCGCTTGCCGGGGACGAGGTACTGCAGGGTGAACGCCGCGGCCCACACCACCAGGCAGAGGGCCAGGCACACCCAGCCGGTGGTGCTGCGCTCGACCAGGGCCCAGACGAGCACGGCGGCGTTGATGAGGCCGAGGCCGGGCAGGACCGGCACGACGATCCCGACCAGGCCGACGAGCATGACGAGCAGGGCGAGGGTGCCCACGAGGACCTCGGTGCTCACGGGCGGGCCTCGCGGGCGGGCGCTGTCATGGCGGTGACCCTAGGCCAGACGACGACGGCACCCCGGCCGGAGCCGGGGTGCCGTCGTGGTGGTGCTGGGAGTGCTGGCGTCGCCGCGGGGCGACGGGGGTGCTCAGCTGGTGGCGGCGTCCTCGGTGAGGCGGACGGTCTCGTCGAGCACGTCGGCGCCCTGCGCCTCGAGGGTGGGGGAGAACTGCCGGCCGTGGTGGCCGCAGAACAGCAGCTCGCCGCCGCCGGGGAGGACAGCCTTGACATATGCCTGGGCGCCGCAGCGGTCGCAGCGGTCGGCGGCGTTGAGGGCCGGAGCCGTCAGGGTCGTCATGATGCGGGTACCGCCTTTCCAGGCTTCGTGGATGCACCTGCGTGAGTGCGGGTCGTGTTCTCGATGACTCTGTTCATGTCGTCCGGTACAACCATGCCCGCCGCCGGGGCGTTCCCGACGGACATCCGTTCCGCTGGCCGCGAAACGTCTGTGGTCTACAC is part of the Aquipuribacter hungaricus genome and encodes:
- a CDS encoding DUF456 domain-containing protein: MSTEVLVGTLALLVMLVGLVGIVVPVLPGLGLINAAVLVWALVERSTTGWVCLALCLVVWAAAFTLQYLVPGKRLVAAGVPTWVIACAGLAGVVGFFVVPVIGLPLFFVGAVYLLQSYRAGGLGRSLGSTWQAVVAVGVSQLIELTGGMLCVVTYVVSFYLASR
- a CDS encoding DUF7455 domain-containing protein, which gives rise to MTTLTAPALNAADRCDRCGAQAYVKAVLPGGGELLFCGHHGRQFSPTLEAQGADVLDETVRLTEDAATS